The Paraburkholderia hospita DNA segment CAGTAGAGCGCGGCGAGCATCGGCACGACGGTGTGCAGGGTTTCGTTGAGCAGCATGCGCCAGCCCGACGGCGTCCACAGATGGCGCAGCAGCAGGTTGTAGGCGACGCCGACGAACACGATATAGCAGGTCACGGCCGTCACGACCGTGGGTTGCCGGAAAAAGCGCACGAGCGGCGGGCTGCGACGCGTGAAGCAGGCGACGCAGGTGAAGCACAGCGCGCAAGTGAAAATGGTCAGATTGGTCAGATAGCTGGTGAGCCGTTCGATGCCGTCGATCACGCCGAAGCCGCGCGACAGCATGCGATGCACGGTGATGTCCGTCTGCGCGGCGAACGCGAGCCACGAAATCAGCGCGATCGACATGGCGAGCGCGACGGATGCAATGCTCGGCGCGTGCAGCGGCAACTCCGGCTCGATGATGCCGGGCGGTGGCGTATCTCGGCGCACAGCGGGGGACACAGGCTTCTTCATGCGTCGATTCTATACGCGTGAAGCGTCACGTGCAGACGCTGTGCGTGTCGAAGCGCAGCCGGACTAGCAGCCGAAATCAGTCAAAAAAAGAGCCGGTCCGCAGATTGCTGCGGCCGGCCCGTTACATCGTCCCATCATCGTCCGACAGGGACGCAGAAACTCAATGCACGATATCAGTGACCGTGGCCATCATGGTCATCGTGACCATGGTCATGATCGTGATCGTCGTCATCGCGGCCGCAGACGTTGTCATGATCGTGATCGCGGCCGTTCTTCGACACGCCCGGCAGGCGCTGCGCGACATAGTCGGGCAGATCCGACGTGTCGATCGCGAACACGAAGAACTGGTTCGGATTCGCGATACCCGACGGATGGTTCGTGTCGGTGACGGTCGCGATGAAGTCGTTGTCGTTCGCGACGTAGAGCGTGTGCTTCTTCACGCCGCGCACCGTCACGTCCGGGCCGAACGCGATGCCTTCGATCTTCGCGGGAATGTCGTTCGCGTTGTAGCCGTGGGCCGTCAGCGCCGCGACGATATCGAGGAACAGGGTCTTCTTCACTGCAAACGGCGCGAGGCCGCTTGCGCCGCTTGCCTGGCTCACGTCCGCTGCGCCCGTCAGGTCGATGTGATTGATCTGCTTGAACACAGCCGTCGAGTTGTCGCCGAGACCCTTGCCGTCGCGCTCGTCGACGAGCAGTTCGTGATCGTTGATCGCGAGCACGTCGCTGATGGTCGGGTACTTCGGCTTGGACGCCGTGCCGATGTTCGTCAGCTGATACGCGTATTGCGTCGTGCGGCCCGTGCGGATGTCGATCTTCACGATACGCGTGTACGGGGCGTCCGTACCGCCGTCCTGAATCAGCGGGCTTTGCATCGCGCCGAACAGCGTGGTGCCGTCGGGCGAGATCGCGAGACCTTCCATGCCCTTGTTCGCGACGCGGCCCGACGTGTTGATGCTGATCTCGTCGTTGCCGACGGGCGAGAGCGTCGACACAGCGAACGTATCGGGCAGCTTGTACGTCGCAATGCGGCGGCCGCTCTTGCGGTCGAAGCGATAGACGTAAGGGCCGTATTCGTCGGAGATAAATACACTGTCGCCGTCGTTCGCGATGCGGATGCTTTCGGGATCGAAGCGGCCATCGAGCGGATACGTCGACAGATGCGTCGGATCGAAGTTGTCCGAGCGGCCCGTGAAGTAGTTCGTGTGGTTGTCGCGGTTGAGCTTCGGCGCGCCGTTCGGCACGCCATACGCGGCGCCCGTGCCATAGACGAGACGATCGGACGTATGCAGCAGCGTCGTGTCGACGAGCTTCGGCGTCAGCGTGAACGGCAGCGACGCACCCTTCGGCGCGTCTTCCAGGTGCAGACGCAGCGTCTGGAAGCGGTTGATGTACGACGCGGTGTCGTCGATCGCCTTGTTGTACGAGATCGCGTTCGGGCCGCGATCGGGCACGGCGAGGAACGTATGGCAACCCGCGTAGCCGATACCTGAGCCGAGACCGCCGAGCAGGTTGCCAGGCGCACCGTTTTCGAGCTTGCCCGACGTCTCCTTCGACTTGTCGAGCAGATTGCCGTCGAGCTTGCCGATGGCGATCAGATCGACGGAGGCGTGAGCGGCGGGAGCAGCGGCGAGCGCCGCAAGCGAGGCGATGGCACCGATCATGGTGCGGGTGAAGAGCGATGAGCGCAGCACAGGAATGTCCCTTGGAGGATCAATGCGATGGAGGCGGCGCCGGGCGCGTACGGCAAAAGAAAGCAGACTGGCGACCGGACGCAAGGTTTCTTACTTTTTATTTCCGGGGACCGATACTGCGTGACATGTATGTCCGAATTGTGACGGCGCGCCGGCGTGGGGCGCGCTGTGTGCGCAAGCGCACATTCGCATGAGCAAGCGTCATCGACGAAAGCGCACTCAGACCCGTGCCGCATGAATGGGCACGGTGCAGCGCAAGCTACGGTCAGCGCCGCTCGCTGATTTCCGGCGCGATTGCCGCATGATTCAGCAGCGCGACGAGCGTCATGCCGCCCACCACGTTGCCCGCGAGCGTCGGCAGCAGGAAGCGGCCGAAGTAGTCGGCCATCGACGCGTCGCCCGCCAGCACCGCATACGCGACTTCCGTCGATCCCGCGATGATGTGCGACAGCTTCGCCACCGCGACCACCCACGTGATCAGCACGACGGTCAGCAGGCGCGCGGAGCGCGCGCTCGGCAGCAGCCACACCATCAGCGCGATCAGCCATCCGCCCAACACGGCGCGTATGAAGGTCGGAAAGGTATTGGCGGGACCGACGGCGGAGCGCGCCGTCTCGTCGAGCGCGTCGACGACGTCCGCTTCGAATACGCCGGGCAAGCGCAGCATCGCTGCAAAAGCCCACGAACTGAGCAGATTGCAGAACAGCACGACGATCCATAGGCGCAGCGCCTTCAGCAAGCAGTCGAGATCGCGCCGCGTCAGCACGGGCAGCACGACAGTCAGCGTGCTTTCGCTAAAGAGCTGCTGACGCCCCATGATGACGAGCACGAAGCCCGTCGTGTAGCCGAAGCTCGACACGAGATGCCGCCACGACGTATCGGGCAGGCCGGCCTGGAGAACGGCTGTCGTGAGAAACGAAAATCCCATCGACAGTCCCGCTGCCAGCGATGACCACACGAGCGCGATGACAGTGCGCTCCAGCGCGGCTTCGCCCTCTTCGCGCACGATCTCGTGCAGCATCAACGCGTGCGGCGCCGTGTGTTGCGCGGCCTGGTCCTTCTCGCCCGCATCCAGATGCGGTGATTCCGCACCGGCTTTTTCCGGGTGGTCGGGCGGCGTGGCACGATCGGTCGTGTCAGGATGTCGTTCGTGCTGGATGGTGTCTTTCGTCATGGCCGCTCGCTCGTACGCTGTATGCGCGCATCCATGGCAGTCGCAAAAACGGTGCCCGAAAAGCGAGGACATGTCCGCACTTTTTGTCGGACCAGCCTCGTGTCGAGCGACGAGGAGCGCCGTGCTACGATGAACGCGACCGTCATCTGCAACCGTCTGCAAGCGAGACCCAACGCGACATGGCAACCCTTTACGCGAAGCTTGGCGTGTCTCAAGACGCCACCTCGGAAGAGATCAAACGGGCGTACCGGAAGGCCGCGATGAAGTGGCATCCGGACCGCAACGCCGGACAGGAAGAGGTCGCACGCGCGGCCTTCCAGGAGATCAAGGACGCATACGCGCTCCTCTCCGACGACAATCAGCGCAAGGTCTACGACGCCGTCTACGCGCAGGAGATGCGCCAATATGAGGCGCTCGAAAGGCGTCAGCGCGAAGTCGAGGCGGCGCGGGCGCGCAAGGCCAAGGCCGAGGCGGAGGCGAAGTACACGCAGATGGTCGGCGTGGCAATGCGCTATGCCGACGAAGGCCATAACCGCGATGTGCTGTTCGGCGTGCTGCTCGGACGCGATTGCGACGCCGACGTGGCGCAGCGCATCGCCGATAGCGTGTGGGCCTTGCAGCAGTCGCGGCACGCAGCGCAGGCAGGTGAATCCGCTGATACGGCTGATGCCGATCGGGCGGACCCCGTCGCCACGGCTGCGTCATCACGCGAACCTGTTGCGGAAGACGCGCCTTCGCAACCTCAGCCCGCAGCAACGAAACACGACAAGCCTGCGCAGGAACCGCGCAGCGCGGGTCTGTTCGATTCGCTGTGGCAGGGCTTTTTCGGCATACGCTCATAGCGCGCCGCGATTTTCGCTTCACACCGCGTGCCATCCAATATGGCACGCTGGACTTACGCACGGACATGCTTCGATGAAAGACGCTTTTGAACGACGCGCGTTGCTGCTGCATCTCGGCGACGCGCTGCAAACCCTCTCCACGGCGCTCGCCGCCGACGCAAAACATCACACCGTGCATCATCTGCTGAACGCCCATCCGGAACTGGCCGCGCACGCATGGCTCACGACTGTCTCGCCGAAGATGAAGGCGGCGGAGTTTGCGAAACGCGCGAGCGCATCGTTTGCGGAATGGCCCGCGCTGCTCCTTGAAGAGCAGGTGGACTACACGCGCCTTGCGCTTGCCGTGCACGACCATCTGTTCGCGGACGATCGCGCCGGCTGGCGCACGTACGTCGACGCGATGAAGCGCGAGGTCGAATGGTTCGGCGATGCGCTGCGTTTCACGGAGGAACCCGTACAGGCCGCCGAAACGGCGCAGCCATCCGATGAAACCGACACGCGCACAAATGACGCCGACGTCGAGCGCGCCGGCGAGGGCAGCGATCCGCAGCGTGATAGCGTCGAGAGCAACGGAGGTTTGTATCCCACATGGCCGTGGAAGCCAGGCGCGTGATGTAGCAGGAACGACATCGCCTCGCGACAGCCGGTTTGATTCCGGCCATAGCGAGGCGATAGAAGATCACGCGTTCAATGACACAGCGCGCGATCGGACACTACGATCAGTAACCCCAGCGTTCACGTTGACGCTCGTGCCACGCATGCTCACGCCAGGCTTCGTGACGGCGCCACTCGCGTTCACGCCACTGATGCTCGCGCCATTCGCGGCGCTCGCGCCAGTCGTCGCCGTCGCCGTAGCCGTAGCCGACGGCAACGGGCGCGGGCGCAGCGTACACCGGCTGAGCGGGCACGATCATGCCCGGCACGCCGAGACCGACGGCGACGTCGACATGCGCCGAAGCAGCCGCCGAAGCCGCCAGCATCGCCACACCAATAGCTGCACCAAGCATCATCTTCTTCATTTTTTGCTCCCTGCGCATGGATGCGCGTCACTGAATTCGGCTTCAGTCTAGGGGCGCGTGTCGGACACAGGTGCTACAGCCGTGCGAGAAAAGTAACGCAGGGTAACAGCGTTCAGGCAGCGCTCAAGCCGCGCACAGTCTCGGCACGCGATGAAACTGGCGGTCGAAGTAGATGAGACTGTCACCGTCGGCGCACACGCGAATCTGCGTGGCCTCGACGAACATCACCGAGTGCGAACCCACTTCCTTCAGATCGACGATCGTTCCTTGCAGGCTCGCGAGCGCATCGCGCAGTACCGGCACGCCGTGCGGGCCTTCGTCCCAGATCGGCAGGCTGAAGCGCGCTTCCATCGGCAGTTGCGTGAGCCCGGCGAAGTGCCGCGCGAGCAGTTCGTGATGACCGGGCAGCACGTTGATGCAGACGTTGCGATTCCGCTCGAACACGGCATGCATCGCGCTCGAACGGTTCATGCAGACCAGCAGCGTGGGCGGCGCATCCGTCACGGAGCAGACCGCGCTCGCCGTGATGCCGCAGCGCCCGGACTCGCCGGACGTCGTGATGATGTTGACGGCCGCGCCCAGATGCGCCATCGCCTGGCGGAACTGCTTGCGCGCATCGTTGGGGTCGAGCATGGTCGGGCGTTGCATATCGGACATGTGAGTGGCTCCCTGCACGGTGGTCGCTGTGAATCGACCGCTTGAATCGACCGCTCGCCCGCGATGGTTGCGCGCACGACGATCCCATGCATCAAGCGTACGGCATGCGTCGCATGAAAAAAATCCGCGCGAGTGGCACGCGTGTTGGCACGCTTCCCGACCCGTCTAAAGGTTTTACCAGGTTGCATTCGAAACGCATCTGCGCATTGCGCGTTAGCCTGTGCTGTAACGCGATCAGGCCTGCAATAAAGGCTTTGCACGCGAATTTGCGCTGGTTATGATGAGCTTTCTCAAAATTAAACAGCTAACGCGTGGAGACAGCCGGTCAAACATACGGCGCGCGTTGCAGACAGGTTCAAGACATGAGTCCAGCCAGCAAGACCCCACCCATCCATTCGCCCGCGCCAGTCGTGTATATCGTCGATGACGACACTGGCATGCGCACATCGCTGGCGTGGCTGCTGGAGTCGGTCGGCGTGAAGTCGGAAGGGTTTGCGAATGCCGCGGATTTCCTGCGGGCATTCGACGCGAACGTACCGGCGTGTCTCGTGCTCGACGTGCGGATGCCGGAGACGAGCGGCTTCGACGTACAAGCTGAACTCAACGCGCGCGGTGCGACCTTGCCGATTATTTTCGTCAGCGGGCACGGCGACATTCCTATGTCCGTGCGCGCGTTGCAGAACGGTGCGATTGATTTCGTCGAAAAGCCGTACAACTCGCAGCAGATGCTCGAGCGCATCCAGCGCGCGATGAAACTCGCGGCGCAACGGCATGCGGCGGATCAGAAGCTTCGCGATCTGCGTCAACGGATCGAGTCGCTGACAGCGCGAGAAAAGGAAGTGCTGCGCGGCGTGCTGGACGGAAAGGGCAGCAAGCGCATTGCGTCGGATCTGTCGATCAGCGTGAAAACGGTCGACGTGCATCGCGCGAGCATCAAGGACAAGCTCGGGGCCACGTCTATCGCGACGCTGGTGCGCGATGTGATGGCCGTGTGGAGTCCGGGCGAGGGCGGGCGTGAATGATATCGAACGGCACGGCTTCAGTGAAAAGTGCCGTGCCGTTTCCTCAATGTTTTATCGCATGTAAAGCCCGCCGTTCACATCCCAGCACGCGCCGTTAGCGAAATATGCATCGCCCGATGCGAGCAGCACGGCGACCTGCGCCACATAGTCCGCCGAACCGAGACGCCCGCCGGGGATGCTCGAAATGACCTTGTCGAGTTTGTCGGCGGGCACGCTTTCGTGAACGATGGGCAGATCGAGCGGTCCCGGCGAGATGGCATTGACGGTCACGCCGTGCGCGGCGAGATCGCGCGCGAACACCTTGGTCAACGTGATCGCGCCGCCTTTCGCCGCCGCATAATGCGCGCCCGTTGCCGAGCCGCCATTCTGTCCCGCGAGTGAAGCGATATTGACGATGCGTCCCGCGCCGCGATCGGCGAAATACTGGCCGAACACCTGGCAGCCAAACAGCACGCTGCGCAGATTGATGTCGATCACCTGATCGAACTGGTCGGCGCTGATCTCCATCACAGGCACGACCTTCGACGCACCCGCGTTGTTCACGAGCACATCGACCTGCCCCCAACGCGCGATCAACGCATCGCGTGCGGCTTCGAAGTCCTGCTTGCGTGTGACATCGAGTGCGATCGCGCACGCGGTTTCTTGATGCGCGCTCAGTTCAGTGGCAAGCGCATTCGCGGCATCGAATGCGATATCGGCTAGTGCGACCTTGTAACCCTCGCTGTGAAAATGCTTCGCGACGACGGCGCCCAATCCGCGCGCCGCGCCCGTCACGATGACGACTCTGTTCGACATGAGCAATGATTCCTTCGCTGCGTGCGTCCACCTGAACGCACGCCGTTGATCTCAAGAGGCGGCAAGCGCCGCTTCGAAGTGCGCGGCGACAGCGCACACCTGTTCGTCCGCGCCTTTACGCCCGACAATCTGCAAGCCTGCCTTCATCGGCGAGCCTTCAATCGGGATCGGCAAGCTCAGCGCGGGATGCCCGCTCAGATTGAACGGACGGATCAGCGACGACATCGTGAGGACGGGCGTGCCGTTGCGCGCGGCTTCGATCGTGATTGGCAAGGTGGGCAAGGTCGGCAGTACCAAGACGTCGGCGTTCTCGAGTGCGCGATCGACGGCGGCCGTGAATGCGCGCCGCGCGTGCTCGGCAGCGTCGAGTTGCGCCTGGTTCGTTTGCACCGCTACGCGTAAGCGTGCGTCGACATCCGCGCCAAGCTTGCCCGTTTCGACGAGATGCGCGAATGCGCGCGCCGTTTCTACGTTGATGACGGCGAGGCCCGCTTCGAAGGCTTCTTTCAGGTGGTCCAGATCGATCGCGCGTGACGCAAAAGCCGCGATCTGCACCGCGCGCTCCACGCCCTGGCGGATGGCCGCATCTGCGTCGACGGAAACGATCGCGACGTTTGCGCTTGCGTTCACGCGTTTCGCTGCGTTCGTATCGAACGCGGGTGCGATAGCCGCCATTGCATCGACCAAGGTCGCGATATCGCGGGTGAACGGACCCACGCAATCGAGCGTGGATTCACGCGGCACGGCGCCTTTGCGTGACACGCGCCCGAACGTCGGCTTGAGTCCGATCACGCCGCAGCATGCGGCCGGTCCGCGAATCGAGCCGCCCGTGTCGGTGCCGAGCGCGGCATCGACGAGTTTCGCTCCGACTGCCGACGCCGATCCGCTCGACGAGCCGCCGGGAATCCGCGCGGCGTCCTGCGGGTTGACGGGCGTGCCCGTGTAGTCGTTGATGCCCGTCATGCCGAACGCGAGTTCGTGCATGTTGGTCTTGCCGGTGATACGCCAGCCCGCATCGAGCAGACGCTGGACGACTTCGGCATGCGCGGCGGCGGGCGGCGCGTCGGCGAGCGAGCGACTTGCACCCGTAGTCGGATAGCCGGCTACGTCGATCGAGTCCTTGATGGCGATGGTCGGGCCTTGCGCGGCAGGGTCCGCGCTCAGCGTGAATTCGCTGATGAATGCAGTCATGAGGTCGTGTCCTTGCGA contains these protein-coding regions:
- a CDS encoding Pr6Pr family membrane protein — protein: MKKPVSPAVRRDTPPPGIIEPELPLHAPSIASVALAMSIALISWLAFAAQTDITVHRMLSRGFGVIDGIERLTSYLTNLTIFTCALCFTCVACFTRRSPPLVRFFRQPTVVTAVTCYIVFVGVAYNLLLRHLWTPSGWRMLLNETLHTVVPMLAALYWLLFVPRFHLTLRHLLGWLVFPLGYLALTMLRGAQSDFYPYPFINVSELGYERALLNASLLVLAFVLLMAVFAAINQRRPMPSFTSASPPRPPETDHDNNPA
- a CDS encoding amidase — protein: MTAFISEFTLSADPAAQGPTIAIKDSIDVAGYPTTGASRSLADAPPAAAHAEVVQRLLDAGWRITGKTNMHELAFGMTGINDYTGTPVNPQDAARIPGGSSSGSASAVGAKLVDAALGTDTGGSIRGPAACCGVIGLKPTFGRVSRKGAVPRESTLDCVGPFTRDIATLVDAMAAIAPAFDTNAAKRVNASANVAIVSVDADAAIRQGVERAVQIAAFASRAIDLDHLKEAFEAGLAVINVETARAFAHLVETGKLGADVDARLRVAVQTNQAQLDAAEHARRAFTAAVDRALENADVLVLPTLPTLPITIEAARNGTPVLTMSSLIRPFNLSGHPALSLPIPIEGSPMKAGLQIVGRKGADEQVCAVAAHFEAALAAS
- a CDS encoding formate/nitrite transporter family protein, with protein sequence MTKDTIQHERHPDTTDRATPPDHPEKAGAESPHLDAGEKDQAAQHTAPHALMLHEIVREEGEAALERTVIALVWSSLAAGLSMGFSFLTTAVLQAGLPDTSWRHLVSSFGYTTGFVLVIMGRQQLFSESTLTVVLPVLTRRDLDCLLKALRLWIVVLFCNLLSSWAFAAMLRLPGVFEADVVDALDETARSAVGPANTFPTFIRAVLGGWLIALMVWLLPSARSARLLTVVLITWVVAVAKLSHIIAGSTEVAYAVLAGDASMADYFGRFLLPTLAGNVVGGMTLVALLNHAAIAPEISERR
- a CDS encoding response regulator transcription factor — translated: MHSPAPVVYIVDDDTGMRTSLAWLLESVGVKSEGFANAADFLRAFDANVPACLVLDVRMPETSGFDVQAELNARGATLPIIFVSGHGDIPMSVRALQNGAIDFVEKPYNSQQMLERIQRAMKLAAQRHAADQKLRDLRQRIESLTAREKEVLRGVLDGKGSKRIASDLSISVKTVDVHRASIKDKLGATSIATLVRDVMAVWSPGEGGRE
- the hpaC gene encoding 4-hydroxyphenylacetate 3-monooxygenase, reductase component produces the protein MSDMQRPTMLDPNDARKQFRQAMAHLGAAVNIITTSGESGRCGITASAVCSVTDAPPTLLVCMNRSSAMHAVFERNRNVCINVLPGHHELLARHFAGLTQLPMEARFSLPIWDEGPHGVPVLRDALASLQGTIVDLKEVGSHSVMFVEATQIRVCADGDSLIYFDRQFHRVPRLCAA
- a CDS encoding J domain-containing protein, whose amino-acid sequence is MATLYAKLGVSQDATSEEIKRAYRKAAMKWHPDRNAGQEEVARAAFQEIKDAYALLSDDNQRKVYDAVYAQEMRQYEALERRQREVEAARARKAKAEAEAKYTQMVGVAMRYADEGHNRDVLFGVLLGRDCDADVAQRIADSVWALQQSRHAAQAGESADTADADRADPVATAASSREPVAEDAPSQPQPAATKHDKPAQEPRSAGLFDSLWQGFFGIRS
- a CDS encoding esterase-like activity of phytase family protein codes for the protein MLRSSLFTRTMIGAIASLAALAAAPAAHASVDLIAIGKLDGNLLDKSKETSGKLENGAPGNLLGGLGSGIGYAGCHTFLAVPDRGPNAISYNKAIDDTASYINRFQTLRLHLEDAPKGASLPFTLTPKLVDTTLLHTSDRLVYGTGAAYGVPNGAPKLNRDNHTNYFTGRSDNFDPTHLSTYPLDGRFDPESIRIANDGDSVFISDEYGPYVYRFDRKSGRRIATYKLPDTFAVSTLSPVGNDEISINTSGRVANKGMEGLAISPDGTTLFGAMQSPLIQDGGTDAPYTRIVKIDIRTGRTTQYAYQLTNIGTASKPKYPTISDVLAINDHELLVDERDGKGLGDNSTAVFKQINHIDLTGAADVSQASGASGLAPFAVKKTLFLDIVAALTAHGYNANDIPAKIEGIAFGPDVTVRGVKKHTLYVANDNDFIATVTDTNHPSGIANPNQFFVFAIDTSDLPDYVAQRLPGVSKNGRDHDHDNVCGRDDDDHDHDHGHDDHDGHGH
- a CDS encoding SDR family NAD(P)-dependent oxidoreductase — its product is MSNRVVIVTGAARGLGAVVAKHFHSEGYKVALADIAFDAANALATELSAHQETACAIALDVTRKQDFEAARDALIARWGQVDVLVNNAGASKVVPVMEISADQFDQVIDINLRSVLFGCQVFGQYFADRGAGRIVNIASLAGQNGGSATGAHYAAAKGGAITLTKVFARDLAAHGVTVNAISPGPLDLPIVHESVPADKLDKVISSIPGGRLGSADYVAQVAVLLASGDAYFANGACWDVNGGLYMR